atCTTAGTAGTTGTGAAAAGTTTAACCTCAATAAGATACCTGGAAACTATCAATCAATATCTGACgtacatatatactgcatatatactttcatacaatCACAAAGTTACCATTTACATGACTTAATtccatatccatttttttctatcctaTCTACAATTCACTAACCACGACTTCTTACAAGAAAAGCTATTTTGGTATATTTACTTTCGTTGTCAAAATATCTCGTGATAATTTCCAGTCACtcttgtgctgtgtggtgcagtggtagcgttctcgtctggCAACCTCGCTGACCCACGTTCAACTCCCCTGCACTGCCAGTGGGAAGTCTCCCCTGCCACTCCTTGTGCacagggtaatttagaagcaaaatgaaacatatAGCCTGTTGtaccaagaataaccattgtaacaaatggaatacaactaaattattattattaattattctccCTGATACCATTTTCATCCCAAAAGCCACTGTATGCTTAATAGGCTTAGTTGGAATTCATTAAACCTGAAATAACTATTAATGGGAATGAAAATTAGCATAACTAAACAATGTCCCTATACAAGTTATTCTTATATTTAACTCTCCTTCGGCATAAAAAACCTTGGGTAAATTTATTATTTGGGGTTTAATTATCAGTTTCAggagctaatgtttttttttttttttttgaggggggctagaaattaactaaaatattaagcaacagaaaaaaatatggtaaaacaGGGAAAACTGCCTTCTGTAGTCACCTAGTTGCACAAGTCTTGCTTTTCAAGTTGTatttcagcaattttttttctgctttttcttttcttttctttttttctctttctttcttcttgttcctcttcttctttttcttcagctttttcttttcttttttttctttttttttctttcttctttttttcttcttcttcttattattattattctatttcttcttcttcttctatttcttcttcttcttctatttcttcttctccttctccttctccttctccttctccttctccttctccttctcttcttcttcttcttcttcttcttcttcttcttcttctccttcttcttcttcttcttcttctccttcttcttcttcttcttctcctcctccttaataACATGAAGGTGAAAGCCAAAATGGGGGAATTGGCTGCAGTGGTAAATTTCGCAAAATAAATTAACTCCTACAATCCAGTTGAtgtgtcatgaaaaaaaaatttggattgaGGTGACATGAACATGCCATCGTGGGAAAACGCGGCTGTGGGCTGGGATGACACGAACTTGCTGTCGTGAGCATTTCAGCCGAAGGCCAGAGTGACGGGAATGACTTGCCACAAGCGCACAAATTTCTTGGAGGGCAATTGGACTCTTTCAGGGCTtaggaaggggcttttgcatATTTCCATCAATAAATGACTATGGAATGTACTGTccgtgagccatgactggaagagtgccagcTCCAGGGAGGACGCTGTTTCCCGTGCTCAGGGTCCTAGTCCTGCCCATGACCAGcagtgcaggttgtattacagaaaattaaatattatgaataataataataataataataatattaataataatattatgaataatcataataatcataataataatataataataataatcataataataataaaaatgaaacaactaACAAAACTTATTGTTATGGACTACCtaaagagatgatatggagtctgtgcaaggaaaacactCTATTaacatctggataaagcaaatcatatGACAActatagacattggaaaatggcataaaaactaaaaacacttatgcagaaaaagagagaataacatTACAAAGGGAGTCCTGTCATTGTATACAAGTGTTTGTGTTGGCCTGGCCTCTAGTCGCACACCTGTCAGAGTGGCCGCTCGCGTAAGCCTAAAGCCAATATTTTGGGCCACACAATAACAGTGAAGCGTCCAGATCCCGTGGGTTAAAATCCACTGGTTGATAACAAATACACATTTACTCACCTTTACTCTCTGCTGAAAAATATCGATCCTAGAGTAATTCTCcacattatcattttctaattttcGTTGCATTCACAGACATGTAATACTTGTGGTTTCAGATGCAATAGAAAGGTTAGTTCTTGAAGAATGAGAAAGTTGGCCACTGTGGTctgattttaattatcatatctcCTTTtcacaaaatgataaaattattatgaagAACAGAATTCAAAGATCCTCAGTCAacccaaacaagaaaaaataaaacagctaCATTCATTAATGAAGATTCACACAAATTAAACAGTGATTCATCACAAGACACCCTACAACTGCAAGTTAAAGTTCACTTGATATACActgcagtctctctctcatcctgtgTTAACTATCAACAACTTGACTGTCCATTGCACTGAGAGGCTGGTTTCACGATGCGGCCAGTGATGTCCCTTGGCTGTTGAGGTAGTTCATTTGCCGTCTCATCTTCATCGCTGTCCGAGTCGATGTTGTTGTCAGAGTCGCTTGAATCTGTGTAGACGCCTAAGCCTGGCAGAACGGCAACACACTGAATACCTGATGGTTTGACAGATGGTGGGGCCTCGCTGGGGGCAGCATCCTCTTTGGGAGATGCTGTAAAAGACACATGAAGAGGTGTCATATTTAGTTAACATGGGGGTAGTGGTTCTCTACAATTGCCATTGGGTCAGACCAAGTACATGTAGAAAGTTCTTACAGAAATGCAAACTTGGGTGAGAAAAATCCTAGTGTGATAGGACCTTTATACAAGCTTATATAACTCATATATGCATACTCTAAAcactatattacataatataatacaatatacaacagAAAATATGCCTGGAGTAGGGGTTTGTGTACTTGTAAACATACCCACATAAGcattataaacatgaatatcaagACCCAGTCCCTCCAAACCTTGCCTACTATATACTCgcctatttttgtctttttggaaTCTGAGGGCTCCTCCGTATTTTTGCCGTCATCGCTGGACTTCCTCTTGATTGCTCCAGCTAGGAGAGAAAGGTGCGATGTCTTCTTATTCGATCCCCCGGCATTTTTGCGTGCTTCTGCGGCCTTCATTTCCGCTCTGATCTCTTCCTCTGCAGCGTGTTTCTGCATTTCTGATACTTTTTTCCTGAATGTCAAAGAAAGAGGAAGTTAAACTTTTAGGCTGAATATCTAAGATATTTGATTAAACTAGATAGCAAGAATGATTGtatataattgagagagagagagagagagagagagagagagagagagagagagagagagagagagagagagagagagagagagagagaggagagagaggagagagagagagagagagagagaggaagagaggagagaggggagagagagagagagagagaggagagagggagagaggagagagagagaggagagagagagaggagagggagaggagagggagagggagagggagagggagagggagagggagagggagagggagagggagagggagagaaataaaaagagagagaaataaagtgagagagagagaaataaaaagggagagagaaataaaaagtgagtgagaaataaagagacagacaagtaaagagaaaattaaatcaaaagacagagaaacagaaaaaaagaaatagttaaagaaataaagagtgggagaaagagagagaaatcacacACAATCTTTGCTCATCACAATAGAAATTAAAAGTATGAGATCCATCCACCTCATTGTTGAAATAATAATCTTGACTCCTGTGATATATACTGTATCCTTATAGCATAAAGTGGTAAACTATTTGTGGTTATTAACTTATGGTAAACAGGTAGTGTGGTCATAGCATTTATACATAATAGCACTGTCTGTTTTATTCCCCTGGACATTACATCTACAGCTTTACCAGTGGGACTTTTAATCaagcatatattgtatgttgGAAAAGAACATCTTTACCTGTATTCTTCCATTGCAGAGTTTTCTTCTGTGCGAACTCTTTTCTCCTCTTGCAGTTTGCTTCTGTCGACAAGTTCCAGAAAATCCACTTCATCGTCCTCTAACCCTCTGACCATATTCTTGAATCTGCAAAATCAGATTTCAAGTTTTAAATCTTTTATGCATTgatttgtataataatgataataactgtgagCTTTGGTAATGATGGAAGTTCCTTAAGTAAGTTATATGATGATTCAAAACAACAACATTTTGACAAAATTACAGAAATGTTATTATTCTAAATCTAAGAACAATTATGCTATTCTGTTGGGACAATACACAGCTGAGTCTTACTTGTGCTAAATTAACAGTTTTCACTATATGCTTCCATGTAACCATTAATTCACTGGTTGTGGTATTCCTAAACAGCTAGCTGGACCTCAGGATGGGTTTGTTATTGCAAATTAGATGTTTACATGAGCTAGATTGgctaatttctttctcttttcctttatcttttttctgttgttgtttttttagccaTCCCCTTTTGCCTTGCATTACCAGAAGTACAAAAAATTTGAATGTACAACTAATATTTCAGCAGAAGTTTCCCCTCAAGTGGGTGAGAATGAAATTGCAGCTAAAAGCAAGCTCCCTCACCAATGAAGTTGGCTATGGTGTTACATTATATCCAATATTTCCTTGTCATAAAATCATGCCATTCCCAACACCACATGGTTAAGAAAGCAAATTATCTCCCATAACACATTACCATGATTGCAGTGCAGCATAATTTAATTTTGTTAGCAAAAGAGAATAACTCTAACTGCACAGGATAACTTATTacctttagaaaaaataaattactatatgcaacaaacaaaaacaaaaaaacaaattttttacatatctcattatacattatactccAAAAAATGTAGAAGAATAACTTCACATACTTGTGAGCCTCATCATATTCATCCTGCTTCTTCTGCCGTTGTTCCTGAAGCCGGTCGTAGAGTGAACGGTGGTCTACTGGGGGTTCTGGAGCCTCTAGTGGGTCCTCTTCCCCACGGGATTGTGCCCAGTTCTCCTGACGAATACGGCGATGTTCTTCAACATCTTTTTCACTGATGAAACcactactcattttttttttatctggaaaGAGAGGATGTATTACTTTAAAATCTAGCCAATTCTCATttacacatgcccacacacgtgcacatgcacatacgcgcatgcacgcacgcattcacacaaacacacacataaatacacaacacaacacaacacacacatatacacacacacaaacacatacacacacacacgcgcacacacacacacaacacaacacaacacaacacaacacaacacaacacaacacacacacacacacacacacacacacacacacacacacacaaacatacacacaaacatacacagagacacatacacatacacatacttacatacacacacatgtatgtatgtatgtatgtatgtatgtaagtatatgtatgtatgtatgtatgtatgtatgtatgtatgtatgtatgtatgtatgtatgtatgtatgtaagtatgtatgtatgtatgtatgtatgtatatatgtatgtgtgtatgtatgcattagtTGGGTGTTCCACAACTTTCTTATCACCAATTTGCAGAGGAAAggccatagatgaaaagtatcTTTAAATTTGTTCAATTGTACTCTATAGTGTGAAAATGACACTATACCAACTTAGCATTCATTACACAATACATGTACAATATTACACATGTTactaatgatgaaatgaaatcaAGCCCAATAAACTATGATAAAAGATATGTAACAATCACACaacaaaagttaaaataaaagttaaaaacgaGAGCACCATACTGCCCAAATGCATTCTCTTGAACATGtggaaatgcagaaaaaaaaatattatagagattaagggggtgaggagggtttCTGCGCACAAATACCTGCAGCGTCTTAGAAACACATGCAATTTAGAAACCTTACGTGATTATCAGAGCTtagaaaagaacaggaaaaagccTTGAACTTCAAAAAACGCTGCCCAGTATTCGTGTACATTACAGTAAGCATTAACAATAGGGAGTCCAAATTGCTATTAAACGCTATTCTACCCACGAATCAGCACTAATCAACTACATTCGCAATCATCTACTATCCTAAGATCACTACTGACACTTGGAAATTAGTGACTTACAATTATAATTCAACGTAGAGCATTGAATTAACTAGTtaaataacacacaaatacacttagATTGGGACAGCGGCCGCCACTCTGTTTACATTAGGCTTTCGAAAACTTCCGTCAAATTGCCgaattatttttgtaaatcgATAAGGTAATACTTTTGAAAGcctttatatatgaatttgtaacATTCATGCTGTTTAAAATTCTATGACATGTATTTGAGATATATAAGAATAACGGGTATTTTCTATTAAGTAATGTATATCATTGCAAAATGTAGCAGGTTATGAAATGATCAtaaaatgtagaatatatatatatatatatatatatatatatatatatatatatatatatatatatatttatataaactaacTATTATGACATATTGATCTTTGTTCAATTAATATCGAACTATAATTTACCtttaactgataaaaaaaaaaaaaaaaaaaaaaaaaaaatcttttgtaggTATGTTGGAtgaaattatcttaattattttaattgaatgatcgaattgat
The Penaeus monodon isolate SGIC_2016 chromosome 18, NSTDA_Pmon_1, whole genome shotgun sequence genome window above contains:
- the LOC119584522 gene encoding PSME3-interacting protein-like, with amino-acid sequence MSSGFISEKDVEEHRRIRQENWAQSRGEEDPLEAPEPPVDHRSLYDRLQEQRQKKQDEYDEAHKFKNMVRGLEDDEVDFLELVDRSKLQEEKRVRTEENSAMEEYRKKVSEMQKHAAEEEIRAEMKAAEARKNAGGSNKKTSHLSLLAGAIKRKSSDDGKNTEEPSDSKKTKIASPKEDAAPSEAPPSVKPSGIQCVAVLPGLGVYTDSSDSDNNIDSDSDEDETANELPQQPRDITGRIVKPASQCNGQSSC